A window from Kovacikia minuta CCNUW1 encodes these proteins:
- a CDS encoding ATP-binding response regulator — MAPHELKTLFEAFGQTESGLKAREGSGLGLPISQKFVQMMGGKITVKSQIGQGSLFSFDIQIRPADEAIAETEPPVGRKVIGLAPDQPTYRILIAEDKEVNRLLLVRLLKPLGFEVQTVENGQEAIAAWEHWQPHLIWMDMQMPVMNGYEATQWIKSSLQGQATIIIALTASVFEEQRQTILSTGCDDFLAKPFRENDLLEKIRHHLGVKYIYEEINNREATNEENQNFLSVSFMQRESSFILHPSFLEIMSPAWRNQLYLAASQCSDRLIFELIAQIPPENAALATALTDLTDNFRFDQLADLARPGEG; from the coding sequence ATCGCTCCCCACGAACTGAAAACCCTATTTGAAGCCTTTGGACAAACAGAGAGTGGCTTGAAAGCCCGTGAAGGCAGTGGTTTAGGACTACCAATTAGTCAGAAATTTGTGCAAATGATGGGGGGCAAGATCACTGTCAAAAGTCAAATTGGTCAGGGGAGTCTGTTTTCCTTTGATATTCAAATTAGGCCAGCTGACGAAGCGATCGCGGAAACTGAGCCACCTGTTGGCAGAAAAGTCATTGGTTTAGCTCCTGACCAGCCAACCTATCGCATCTTGATTGCAGAGGATAAGGAGGTCAACCGCCTACTTCTTGTAAGATTGCTGAAGCCACTGGGGTTTGAAGTTCAGACAGTAGAGAATGGGCAGGAGGCGATCGCAGCCTGGGAACACTGGCAGCCCCATTTGATCTGGATGGATATGCAAATGCCAGTCATGAATGGCTACGAAGCAACGCAATGGATTAAGTCTTCTTTACAAGGACAGGCAACTATCATTATTGCCCTGACTGCCAGCGTATTTGAAGAGCAGCGTCAGACAATCCTCTCAACCGGATGTGATGATTTCCTCGCCAAGCCTTTTCGGGAAAATGACCTGCTGGAAAAAATCAGGCACCATTTGGGTGTGAAATATATTTACGAGGAAATCAATAATAGAGAAGCAACCAATGAGGAAAATCAAAATTTCCTTTCAGTCTCCTTCATGCAACGAGAATCGTCCTTCATTCTTCATCCCTCTTTCTTAGAAATCATGTCTCCCGCCTGGCGCAACCAATTGTATTTGGCAGCCTCCCAGTGCAGCGATCGCTTGATTTTTGAACTAATTGCTCAAATTCCCCCAGAAAACGCTGCCCTTGCGACTGCGCTGACCGATCTCACAGACAACTTTCGCTTTGATCAACTTGCAGATTTGGCTCGACCTGGTGAAGGGTAG
- a CDS encoding response regulator gives MNTYSAQFLSADILVVDDTPENIRFLSVMLVDQGYTVRKALNGQLALTAIKTLPPDLILLDITMPGMNGYEVCKLLKENPQTASIPVIFLSALGEMTDKAKAFQVGGVDYVTKPFQLEEVLIRIQTQLTIQKLKHELEEKTIQLQAVLEELEQLKVDCPSKQLAM, from the coding sequence ATGAACACCTATTCCGCTCAGTTCTTAAGTGCAGATATTTTAGTGGTTGATGACACACCAGAAAATATTCGTTTTCTGTCTGTAATGCTGGTTGATCAGGGATATACGGTTCGCAAAGCATTAAATGGTCAACTTGCCCTAACCGCAATCAAAACCTTACCCCCCGATCTGATTTTACTGGATATTACAATGCCAGGAATGAACGGGTATGAGGTTTGCAAATTGTTGAAGGAAAACCCACAAACTGCTTCTATTCCTGTTATTTTTCTGAGTGCTTTAGGGGAAATGACCGATAAAGCAAAGGCATTTCAGGTTGGTGGTGTGGACTATGTAACTAAACCATTTCAACTTGAAGAGGTGTTGATCCGTATTCAAACTCAACTAACGATTCAGAAATTGAAGCATGAGCTGGAAGAAAAAACGATTCAGCTTCAAGCAGTTTTGGAGGAATTGGAACAACTCAAAGTTGATTGCCCCTCGAAACAGTTGGCAATGTGA
- a CDS encoding sensor histidine kinase, which produces MEPNLNDSMDAELMQALYENHALQEQIAMQTQFMHLLTHQLATPLTSLNGSVHLLAEPSLGMEQRQEFLTLVQQQIHRLEHLLQDLVAIRNLETGILETHPVLFPLPALVEEVVEAFRPYSITYQFSPDLPEVWSDRWQVSQVLVNLLSNAIKYSPNGSPIEIGAMPLSAGWVQAWVKDSGLGIPAADQSRLFERFYRVKHSDRQNIEGTGLGLSLCKLLIENQAGQLWFESVHNQGSCFYFTLPTVSRGNQL; this is translated from the coding sequence ATGGAACCCAACTTAAACGATTCTATGGATGCTGAATTGATGCAAGCGCTCTACGAAAATCATGCGCTGCAAGAGCAAATTGCGATGCAGACTCAATTTATGCATCTGTTGACCCACCAGTTGGCAACTCCCCTAACGTCGCTCAATGGTTCAGTGCATCTGTTGGCTGAGCCTTCTTTAGGGATGGAACAAAGGCAGGAATTTCTGACGCTGGTGCAGCAGCAAATTCACCGCTTAGAGCATTTATTGCAAGATCTGGTGGCGATCCGAAATCTTGAGACGGGTATTTTAGAAACCCATCCAGTTCTTTTTCCGTTGCCCGCCCTGGTGGAAGAAGTGGTTGAGGCTTTTCGTCCCTATTCCATAACCTATCAGTTCAGCCCTGACTTACCAGAGGTCTGGAGCGATCGCTGGCAGGTCTCCCAGGTACTTGTGAACCTGCTGTCTAATGCGATCAAATACTCCCCCAATGGTAGCCCGATTGAAATCGGAGCGATGCCCCTGTCGGCGGGTTGGGTACAAGCCTGGGTCAAGGACTCTGGCTTGGGCATTCCAGCAGCCGACCAGTCTCGTCTGTTTGAACGATTTTATCGGGTTAAGCATAGCGATCGCCAGAACATTGAGGGCACTGGTTTGGGGCTTTCCCTCTGCAAATTGTTGATTGAAAATCAAGCGGGACAGCTTTGGTTTGAATCGGTTCACAACCAGGGGAGTTGCTTTTACTTCACATTGCCAACTGTTTCGAGGGGCAATCAACTTTGA
- a CDS encoding putative bifunctional diguanylate cyclase/phosphodiesterase — MNDNQVDSVKADILIVDDTLENLRVLSALLAKEGYNVRKSLNGSMALTAVQAAPPDLILLDIMMPEIDGYAVCRQLKQDPQTAKIPVIFLSAINEGLNKAKAFSAGGADYITKPFQVEEVLARIRNQLALRAAEQRNEQLNAELENRVKERTYQLEAAQAKLLKIALYDALTGLPNRTLFINCLEQALNLAKNDSSYQFAVLCLDCDRFNLVNDSLGHQVGDELLIAIADRLGTVLNQDDTLARMGGDEFAMLLSGMQDNSAHQVAKHLLELLAQPFQLEQHEIFVNASVGVALGSPAYEQPEHVLRDAGTALYRAKASGRFKYQVFNPGMHQAALQLLQLETDLRKAIQQEEFIVHYQPVVSLRTGKITGLEALVRWQHPQRGLVSPGLFIPIAEETGLISQIDSWVLRTACQQLQHWQQEKLLDTPLTLGVNLSAQHLTQPGLIESIDRILEETQLNPRFLKLEITESAVMSNAQATVGILQKIRERDIQLSIDDFGTGYSSLSYLHSFPVNSLKIDRSFVQRIDETWDSLGLILLIINIAHTMGMNVIAEGIEMEQQLLQLKGLNCDFGQGFLFSEPLAADKLIHLISSNPTW, encoded by the coding sequence ATGAATGACAATCAGGTTGACAGCGTTAAAGCTGACATTCTTATCGTTGACGATACCTTAGAAAACCTACGGGTTCTGTCTGCTCTTCTGGCTAAAGAGGGGTACAACGTGCGTAAATCGTTGAATGGTTCAATGGCACTGACGGCTGTGCAGGCAGCCCCCCCGGATCTGATTTTGCTTGACATTATGATGCCAGAGATAGATGGGTATGCTGTTTGTCGCCAGCTCAAGCAAGATCCCCAAACTGCCAAAATTCCGGTGATTTTTCTGAGCGCGATTAATGAAGGACTGAATAAGGCAAAAGCATTTTCTGCGGGTGGTGCAGACTACATTACGAAACCGTTTCAGGTTGAAGAAGTCCTCGCCCGGATTCGTAACCAACTGGCACTTAGAGCAGCAGAGCAGCGAAACGAACAACTGAATGCTGAGCTAGAAAACCGGGTGAAGGAACGCACGTACCAGCTCGAAGCTGCCCAAGCCAAGCTATTGAAAATAGCATTGTACGATGCACTCACAGGGTTACCCAATCGCACCCTATTTATAAATTGTCTGGAGCAGGCCCTCAATCTTGCCAAGAACGACTCGTCTTACCAGTTTGCGGTGTTGTGTCTCGACTGCGATCGCTTCAATCTGGTCAACGACTCCCTGGGGCATCAGGTTGGTGACGAATTGCTGATAGCAATCGCCGACCGTTTGGGAACTGTCTTGAACCAGGATGATACTCTGGCTCGTATGGGGGGAGATGAATTCGCGATGCTTCTAAGCGGCATGCAAGACAATAGTGCCCATCAGGTGGCAAAGCATCTGCTTGAACTGCTGGCTCAACCCTTTCAACTGGAACAACACGAAATTTTTGTAAATGCCAGCGTGGGTGTGGCGTTGGGTAGTCCCGCTTATGAGCAACCAGAACATGTGCTGCGAGATGCGGGGACTGCACTGTACCGCGCCAAAGCATCTGGAAGATTCAAATATCAGGTATTCAACCCTGGCATGCACCAGGCTGCGCTGCAATTGTTGCAGCTAGAAACTGATTTGCGTAAAGCGATTCAGCAAGAAGAATTCATTGTGCATTACCAGCCGGTTGTCTCTCTCCGCACAGGTAAAATTACGGGACTGGAAGCACTTGTGCGCTGGCAGCATCCCCAGCGAGGTCTAGTTTCTCCGGGGTTATTTATTCCAATCGCTGAGGAAACGGGGCTAATTTCCCAAATCGACTCCTGGGTTTTGCGAACCGCCTGTCAACAGCTCCAACACTGGCAACAGGAAAAGCTCCTGGATACTCCTCTGACACTGGGGGTGAACCTATCGGCTCAGCACTTGACGCAACCTGGTTTAATTGAGTCCATCGATCGAATTCTCGAAGAAACTCAACTGAACCCCCGATTTTTAAAGCTGGAAATTACAGAAAGTGCGGTGATGAGTAATGCCCAGGCGACGGTTGGAATTTTGCAAAAAATACGAGAACGGGACATTCAGTTAAGCATTGATGATTTCGGTACGGGGTATTCTTCCCTCAGCTATTTGCATTCGTTTCCAGTCAACAGTCTGAAAATCGATCGCTCCTTTGTCCAACGCATCGATGAAACTTGGGATAGCCTGGGATTAATTCTTTTAATTATTAATATTGCCCACACTATGGGAATGAATGTGATTGCTGAAGGGATTGAGATGGAACAGCAACTCCTTCAATTGAAAGGATTAAACTGCGATTTTGGTCAGGGTTTTTTGTTTTCTGAACCTCTTGCAGCAGATAAGCTAATTCATTTAATCAGCTCAAACCCAACCTGGTGA
- a CDS encoding GAP family protein: protein MIFDLLPMVVGAALAPVWMIIVLLILRSPNGLVRAISFVAGVTIVRLLQGFLFGYVLKSSAAEGSNGESPIVSVLLMVLGILLLISAVKKLMNEDDSDAPPPKWMSMLDQAKAPTLFGLGVLFTLIAPKLWVFTLSAIGIIWGADLSPLDRGMTFLAYVLGAQALMILPLVLCAIAPRQSASLLQSISNWLMRYKSQITLVVSLVFGSFFLWKGLSGLSPVERWYRNWVF, encoded by the coding sequence ATGATTTTTGATCTTTTACCGATGGTGGTGGGGGCCGCCCTGGCTCCTGTCTGGATGATTATCGTCTTGCTAATTTTGCGTAGCCCCAATGGGCTTGTGAGAGCAATCTCCTTTGTCGCTGGAGTAACGATCGTCCGATTACTTCAGGGGTTCCTCTTTGGTTATGTCCTTAAAAGCTCAGCCGCAGAGGGATCTAATGGCGAATCCCCAATCGTTTCGGTATTGCTGATGGTGCTGGGAATCTTACTGCTGATTTCGGCAGTCAAGAAGTTGATGAACGAGGATGACTCTGACGCCCCACCCCCCAAATGGATGTCTATGCTCGATCAGGCAAAGGCACCAACTCTATTTGGGCTGGGCGTGCTCTTCACCCTGATCGCTCCAAAACTCTGGGTTTTTACCCTCTCTGCGATCGGGATTATTTGGGGAGCCGACCTCAGCCCATTGGATCGGGGTATGACCTTTTTAGCGTATGTTCTGGGGGCGCAGGCACTGATGATTTTGCCCCTCGTACTCTGTGCGATCGCTCCCCGCCAGTCGGCAAGCTTGCTCCAGTCGATCTCAAATTGGCTGATGCGGTATAAAAGCCAGATTACCCTGGTCGTTTCTCTTGTCTTTGGTAGCTTCTTTCTCTGGAAGGGACTTTCAGGGTTGTCACCTGTAGAACGCTGGTACAGAAACTGGGTTTTTTAG